In Leuconostoc kimchii IMSNU 11154, one genomic interval encodes:
- a CDS encoding bifunctional folylpolyglutamate synthase/dihydrofolate synthase has protein sequence MKTVEEAIQFIHSRPKGGKKESMDRMYDLLGALDNPQNRLPPAIHVTGTNGKGSVSTMVSNILRVAGYQTGLYMSPYITNFRERIQINNQLISKTDLVTTTKEVADCLNILDQKLAPDIPTEFEVLTAIMLTYFSKKELDAIVIEVGIGGQLDSTNVMKQTKVAVITSVGLDHQALLGHTISEIAWQKAGIIQDDSSVVIGDLPEEAQLVVASRSKSPLIRGEIGVFEQGLPGHYQIQNTATAVAAVNAFDNRITPEQISKGLDDSQLAARFERVKPGVLIDGAHNAQGLKKLYESLNTETYQEKTVTLIIGSLMDKNVVLEFDEILKNHRFQIILVPFVGPNGRHSLNIDSVAKKYGISTASSWREAYQQHQADIVVFTGSLYFVSQVRGEI, from the coding sequence ATGAAAACAGTTGAAGAGGCAATCCAATTTATACACAGTCGACCAAAGGGCGGCAAAAAAGAATCAATGGATCGTATGTATGATTTACTTGGTGCTTTAGATAATCCTCAAAACAGATTACCACCAGCTATTCATGTAACAGGCACAAATGGTAAAGGATCAGTTTCTACCATGGTAAGCAACATTTTGCGTGTGGCAGGATATCAAACTGGTTTATATATGTCACCGTATATTACTAATTTTCGTGAACGGATACAAATTAATAATCAACTGATTTCTAAAACTGACCTAGTGACTACCACAAAAGAAGTGGCTGATTGTTTAAACATATTAGATCAGAAGCTAGCGCCAGATATACCTACTGAGTTTGAGGTATTAACGGCTATTATGTTGACCTACTTTTCAAAAAAAGAATTAGATGCCATTGTGATTGAGGTGGGCATCGGGGGTCAATTAGATTCAACTAATGTGATGAAACAGACAAAAGTGGCAGTCATTACAAGTGTTGGTTTGGATCACCAAGCTTTGTTAGGTCATACAATCTCGGAAATTGCTTGGCAAAAAGCAGGAATTATTCAAGATGATAGTTCAGTGGTTATTGGTGATCTACCTGAAGAGGCGCAATTAGTCGTTGCTAGTCGTTCAAAAAGCCCTTTGATTAGAGGGGAAATTGGTGTATTTGAGCAAGGCTTACCGGGTCATTACCAAATTCAAAACACTGCAACGGCTGTGGCAGCGGTTAATGCGTTTGATAACAGAATTACGCCTGAACAAATCAGTAAAGGTCTAGACGATAGTCAACTAGCAGCCCGTTTTGAACGTGTTAAGCCTGGTGTACTAATTGATGGCGCACATAATGCACAAGGCTTAAAAAAATTATATGAATCTCTTAACACAGAAACCTACCAAGAAAAAACGGTTACTTTGATTATTGGCAGTTTGATGGACAAAAATGTGGTATTAGAGTTTGACGAAATTCTAAAAAATCACAGATTTCAAATAATATTAGTACCATTTGTTGGCCCAAACGGGCGCCATAGTTTGAATATAGATTCAGTTGCCAAAAAATATGGCATTTCGACAGCATCTAGTTGGCGTGAGGCTTACCAGCAACACCAAGCTGATATTGTAGTTTTCACAGGGTCATTATATTTTGTTAGTCAGGTGCGAGGAGAAATATGA
- a CDS encoding MFS transporter — translation MKQLDKRLSPRLILSVLAIGLLGFSDIMLETALNVSFPQLMVEFNVTSSTVQWLTSGVILLTSMVVILSPWLKKRFTNRSQFMVATIISIIGVLIDALSGDFGFTLFGRLLQGIGGGVGLPLMYNVIFEQVPESKRGSMVGLGSLIISFAPALGPAFGGYLTQNFGWHTVFWVVLPVQIGSLILGWFTIRQVSNLTKERLDVIGWLLLSAFFVAGIFVIERISTHGIANTMSIVLLMIMFGGIAGYLAYARVAENPLLNLDIFKFSVFSLSIVASFIIQVVNLTFNYAVPMILQIVLLKNSQVAGLALLPGAIGYALMAIISGRMYDRYGAKLPLTIGLMLMITGTILMSTVPISLYGMTISFMVIQLGAGFWFGNNMTHAVSRVPVHYQSAGNSIFAATNNYSAAVGIALAAGIIATFQNNTSTIGHLVSATRLGAIWLFRTDVILIGLATFLSIRALLIVKKKR, via the coding sequence ATGAAACAATTAGATAAAAGATTATCCCCACGTTTAATTTTAAGTGTTTTAGCTATTGGGTTGCTGGGATTTTCAGACATTATGTTAGAAACAGCTTTAAATGTCAGTTTTCCACAACTTATGGTTGAATTTAATGTGACATCTAGCACAGTACAGTGGTTAACGTCAGGCGTTATCTTGCTCACAAGTATGGTTGTTATTCTATCGCCGTGGTTGAAAAAGCGATTTACAAATAGAAGTCAATTTATGGTAGCGACAATCATTTCCATTATTGGTGTTTTAATTGACGCGTTAAGTGGTGATTTTGGGTTTACATTGTTTGGACGTCTATTACAAGGTATTGGTGGTGGTGTCGGGTTACCGTTGATGTATAATGTTATTTTTGAACAAGTGCCTGAAAGCAAGCGAGGCTCAATGGTAGGGTTGGGATCATTGATCATATCGTTTGCACCAGCTCTTGGTCCAGCGTTTGGTGGTTACCTAACTCAAAATTTTGGTTGGCATACCGTTTTTTGGGTGGTGCTACCGGTACAAATTGGGTCATTGATTCTTGGCTGGTTTACGATTCGTCAGGTGTCAAATTTGACTAAAGAAAGGCTAGATGTCATTGGTTGGCTACTTTTGAGTGCTTTTTTCGTAGCAGGTATCTTTGTCATTGAACGCATTAGTACACATGGCATTGCAAATACAATGAGTATTGTATTGCTTATGATCATGTTTGGGGGTATTGCTGGCTATCTAGCTTATGCTCGAGTCGCTGAGAATCCGCTCTTAAATCTAGATATTTTTAAATTTAGCGTATTTTCGTTAAGTATTGTGGCATCTTTTATCATTCAGGTTGTGAATTTGACATTTAATTACGCTGTACCAATGATATTACAAATTGTGTTACTCAAAAATTCTCAAGTTGCTGGATTAGCATTATTACCTGGTGCAATAGGCTATGCATTAATGGCTATTATTTCGGGTCGAATGTACGATCGTTATGGCGCCAAATTGCCACTCACTATTGGTTTAATGCTTATGATTACTGGAACTATACTGATGTCTACTGTGCCTATCAGTTTATATGGCATGACCATTAGTTTTATGGTTATACAGCTAGGTGCTGGTTTTTGGTTTGGTAATAACATGACACATGCTGTTAGTCGTGTGCCAGTTCATTATCAGAGCGCTGGTAATTCAATTTTTGCAGCTACAAATAATTATTCAGCTGCAGTGGGCATTGCGCTTGCAGCAGGTATTATTGCAACTTTTCAAAATAACACGAGTACAATAGGACATCTAGTCTCAGCAACGCGTCTTGGTGCCATTTGGTTATTTAGAACAGATGTGATTTTAATTGGATTGGCGACATTTTTATCAATTCGTGCTTTACTGATTGTGAAAAAAAAGCGGTAA
- a CDS encoding JAB domain-containing protein — protein MTLNDQIKKYYAVFGKNGEKAVHDLRRYFPNDYDLNEITHDVGEDFIAQNPTHNKALLIGVAIGKRIAVTTRPKLLSAKFSEEIGDYAQRKLGHLPQEQLCIALLDAQLNVIGWETVFVGTLTHVQASPREIFQRVLQANALGFMIVHNHPSGNLKPSDADIQFSQRLKVLGEQMASPMFDSFIVTRDSYWSMSENNQLKGLV, from the coding sequence ATGACTTTAAATGATCAAATCAAAAAATATTATGCTGTTTTTGGTAAAAATGGCGAGAAGGCTGTGCATGATTTGCGGCGTTACTTTCCAAATGACTATGATTTAAACGAAATAACACATGATGTTGGTGAAGATTTTATAGCACAGAATCCGACACATAATAAAGCGTTGTTAATTGGCGTTGCCATCGGGAAACGTATTGCTGTTACAACACGTCCAAAGTTATTAAGCGCTAAGTTTTCTGAAGAAATTGGTGATTATGCACAACGTAAGTTAGGGCATTTGCCCCAAGAACAGTTATGTATTGCGCTGCTTGATGCGCAACTCAATGTTATTGGTTGGGAAACAGTGTTCGTGGGCACACTGACACACGTTCAAGCATCACCACGTGAAATCTTCCAACGTGTTTTACAGGCAAATGCTTTAGGATTTATGATTGTACACAATCATCCAAGTGGGAACCTTAAACCTTCAGATGCAGATATCCAATTTAGCCAACGTTTGAAAGTTTTGGGTGAGCAAATGGCTTCACCAATGTTTGATTCTTTTATTGTCACACGCGATAGTTATTGGAGTATGTCAGAAAATAATCAATTAAAAGGTCTGGTATAA
- a CDS encoding MerR family transcriptional regulator, producing the protein MFLIKTRSTRDTVRFYIEQGLLTPSKKAGKYNFTDQSVDDYQEIIALKQMGLSISAIKAIKKMHDEGCGTSEQRQQNTIIISEALDNVATELAVLNDRKKRLIAMKEQLEKTM; encoded by the coding sequence ATGTTCTTGATCAAAACAAGGTCAACAAGAGATACTGTACGATTTTATATTGAACAGGGGTTATTAACACCATCTAAAAAAGCAGGCAAGTACAATTTCACAGATCAGTCGGTCGATGATTATCAAGAAATTATTGCGCTTAAACAGATGGGATTATCAATATCAGCTATTAAAGCGATAAAAAAAATGCATGATGAAGGTTGTGGCACCTCTGAACAGCGGCAACAAAATACGATCATTATATCTGAAGCATTAGATAACGTTGCCACTGAATTGGCTGTTTTAAATGACAGAAAGAAACGTTTAATTGCAATGAAAGAACAATTGGAAAAAACGATGTAA